The genomic segment CTCGCAGGACTTCACAAGCGGGAACGACGCGACCGCGTTTCTCGCGACCTTTGAACTCACGAAGTGATCTTCCTAGCGGTCGGGTCCATCAAGATGAGGAGTGACATGATGCGGACGATGGTGGTGATCGCGGCTCTGGTGGCTTGTGCCGCTGGCCTCAGCGCTCAGGACGCCAAGAAGTACGAGAAGGACGGGAAGTTCACCGCGAAGTTCCCCTCCACGCCAGAAGTGAAATCCGCGTCTGCCGGCGGCCTCAAGCTGAACGTCGTTGTCTCGGACTCCGCCGGGGGCAAGGGCGGCTTCATGGTCACGTACTCGGACATCCCGGCCGACAAACTCAAGGCCCCGACGCCCGAGCAAGTGCTCGAAAGCAGCGAAAAGGGACTGGCCGAGAACTTCAAAGCGAAGATCACCAAGTCGAGCGCGGCCCCACTGGGTCCGAAGAAGTACCCGGCCCGTGAGGTAACGGCCGAGCGAGAGGAATTCCACCTCCGCGGCACCATCGTGCTGGCCGGTGGTCGCTTGTACCAGGTGTACGCGTTCGGCTCGAAGGAGTTCGCGTCGAGCAAGGAGGCCAGCGATTTCCTGGCCTCGTTCGCTGTGACCGAGTGAACCTTGACTACCGGACGGCGGTCCGGATTGGTAGTATGAACGGAGCGGGTGGCGCAAAGTTGCCCGCGTGATTCGGGGCGTAGCGCAGCCTGGTAGCGCGCCTGCCTTGGGAGCAGGAGGCCGTGGGTTCAAATCCCGCCGCCCCGACTGAACGACACGTCTCATCGCGGACTTGTGGCGACACCCACGACGTCAGCGCTCCCAATTTGCCATTCAGATAGCTCGTGTTGTTGCTCTCGCAGTCTGTCTGTTCGTGACCTGCGACGGTACGGGCGCGCTAATTTTTCCTGGCGCGCGGCTCCGCGCGTAAGCCATTTGGTCAATTCCTGTCGGAATTACTTGCACTTCGCCAATCACGCTCTAGCTTCCCGGCCCCCGGATTGCGTATTCTTTTGGCAGACGTCCATTCCCGGCCGGGGGATTCATGCACCGCCGCATCTTCCTCAAAGCCGCCGCTCTGGCTGCTGTCCCGAGTGCCGCCGCGACGGCGTCCTATGGCTTGTACGAAGCCGGATGGGTGGAAATCGCACGACCGAGACTCGCCTTGCCTCGGTTGCCCAAGGCGTTCGAGGGGCTGACGATTGCGTTTCTCACCGACATCCACTACGGGCCGTTCTCCACTATCGAATACGTCTCGTCCGTCGTCCGCACGACCCTCGCCCTGCGCCCGGACCTGATCCTTCTCGGCGGCGATTACTCACTGAAAGACGCCAAGTACATTCACCCGTGCTTCGAAGTGTTGGCCGGGCTCAGCGCGCCGCTCGGCGTCTACGGTGTGCTGGGAAACCACGACTACTGGCACGGGCTGGCGGAAACGCGAGCCGGATTCGAAAGGGCCGGGATCGTCGAGTTGACCAACCGCGGCGTGTGGCTCGAGCGCGGGACCGGCCGGT from the Frigoriglobus tundricola genome contains:
- a CDS encoding metallophosphoesterase — its product is MHRRIFLKAAALAAVPSAAATASYGLYEAGWVEIARPRLALPRLPKAFEGLTIAFLTDIHYGPFSTIEYVSSVVRTTLALRPDLILLGGDYSLKDAKYIHPCFEVLAGLSAPLGVYGVLGNHDYWHGLAETRAGFERAGIVELTNRGVWLERGTGRFRLAGVDDLWMGRVDFPPALADATVADACLVVSHNPDVAEKVRDPRVGLMLSGHTHGGQVVFPGGAPFVPSHYGQKYLHGLVQAPATTVYVSRGLGCTSIPIRFGSRPELTLITLTAG